In Lysobacterales bacterium, the genomic stretch AACGCTGCGCACCGACGCTGGCGCGGCGAGCGCTGTCGCTGCCGCAGCGTCTGTTCCTCGGCGCGCTCAGCATCGCGACCGTGCTGACCTTCGTATTCATGGCGGTCGCACTCGATCTCGACATGCCGGCCTGGCTCAAGTCGCACTGGTTTGCCGCCTCGGTGCTCGGTGGCGGCATCCCTGCCTGGCTGTGGTTTGAACGCCACCGCCCGGAGCATCCGCAGACCAGCCACTACCAACCGATCCGCCTCAAGCGCCTCAAGCGCACCTTCTTTGGCGGCCGCATCGATCGCATGGTGCTCGGCTTCACCCACCCGGACGTGCTGCGTGAATTCACCGCACTGAACCGGCCACTGATCGATGCGGGGGTGTTGGGGGCGGAGCGGGCGTAGGCTGCGGCGGCGTTGAGTGCAAGGATCTGCGCCTGTACGTTTCCTTGTGCCGCTTTTCAGGCCAATCTCCGGCACACTCTCCGTCCACAAGCCCGGCCCGATCAGGAGTTCTGAAGATAATGCTTCCCTCACGCGCTGCATCGAAGAAATCGGGTGGCCTCGCGCGCATCGAGTACCTCAAGGTGCAGAACTTCCGCGCGCTGCGTGATGTCGAGTTCAAGGAACTGACTCCGTTGACGGTACTGCTGGGGCCCAACGGTAGCGGCAAGTCCACCGTATTCGATGTGTTCGCGTTTCTGGCCGAGTGTTTCGAGTTGGGATTGCGCAAGGCTTGGGACAAGCGGGGGCGAGCCAAGGAGCTGAAGACCCGCGGCGGGGTAGGGCCGTTGTCGGTGGAGATCAAGTACCGCGAGCCAGGCTTTCCGCTGATTACCTACCACTTGGCGGTGGACGAGCGCGCGGGCGTGCCTGTCGTCGTCGAGGAATGGCTGCGCTGGACGCGTGGCAGCGGTGGCAAGCCGTTCCGCTTCCTGGACTATCGGGAAGGCGTCGGGCAGGCGGTGAGCGGCGAACTGCCGGATGCACAGGACCGACGCGTGGACATTCCCCTCAACTCCCCGGACTTGCTGGCGGTGAATGCCCTCGGGCAGTTTGCCGAGCATCCGCGGGTCGCAGCATTGCGAGAATTCATCACTGGGTGGCACGTTTCCTATCTCGCGGCGGAAAGCACTCGAGGTCAGCCGCAAGCTGGGCCGGAAGAACACTTGAGCAGGAGCGGCGACAATTTGGCGAACGTCGTCCAGTTTCTGGCGGAACGGCACGAAGAGCGTCTGATGCAGATCTTCGATGCGCTTCGCCGTCGGGTTCCGCGCGTCGAACGCGTGCTGGCCGACCCCATGCCTGATGGCCGTTTGCTGCTGCAGATCAAGGACGCGCCTTTTGACAACCCGGTACTTGCTCGGTTCGCGTCGGATGGGACACTCAAGATGCTGGCGTATCTGGTGCTCCTGCATGATCCGACGCCGCCTCCGTTCATCGGCATTGAGGAACCCGAGAACCTGCTGCACCCGCGCTTGCTTCCGGAGCTGGCAGAAGAGTGCCGTGCCGCCGCCGAGCGCACGCAGTTGATCGTCACAACACACTCCCCGTTCTTTCTCAATGCACTGCGGCCGGAGGAAGTACGGGTGTTGTGGCGTGACGAAGCAGGGTACACACAGGCGATGCGGGCGAGCGACTTGCCCGGCGTTTCAGCATTCGTCGAGCACGGTGCGCTACTGGGCCACCTTTGGATGGAAGGGCATTTTGGCGTAGGCGATCCGTTGGTGAACCAGGGAGCGCCGGCACGGCAAGTCGGTCGCGGGAGCATCGCAGCGGCCGGAGAGCGATGACCATGCCAGGTGCAGAGCATTTGGTGTTCCTCGTGGAGGAGCCGTCGATGGAGTCGTTCCTGCGCGGGCTGTTGCCGCGCGTCATTCCCCGTGGCGTCAGCTTCGACGCCCACCCCTTCGGCGGAAAGGACGACTTGATGGCGAAGCTGGAAGCGCGCCTTCGTGGTTACGCCAGTTGGCTTCCGGCCAATTGGCGGATCTTCGTCATCGTGGACAGGGACGACGACGACTGCCGGTTGCTCAAGGCGAGGATGGATCGGATCGCGCAAGGTGCGGGCCTGCGCACAGGTTCGCGGTTGCGCGCATCGGATCGTGTGGAATGGCAGTTGGTCAGCCGCATCGCGATCGAGGAGCTGGAGGCTTGGTACTTCGGCGACTGGGACGCGGTGCGGGCCGCCTATCCGCGGGTTCCCAAAGGCATCCAGCGAAAGCATGCCTATCGCGATCCCGATGCCATTTCAGGTGGGACTTGGCAGGCCTTCGAGCGCGTGATGCAACGTTCCGGGTACTTCAGTGCCGGGCTTCGGAAGATCGAGCTCGCATCGGAAATGGGCCTCCGGATCGACCCGTCCCGGAACCGGTCAGCCAGTTTCGCCGCGCTTCACTCGGTCTTGGCAGATGCTGTGGCCTAGCATGTCGTCCACATGGGCGCCGCGGTTGGCCGCTGTCTCCTGTCCGCCTCAGCCACCGACGCGCCCGCCAAACCAGCGCGGCAGATGCGCTTGCGCCTGGTGCAGGGAATCGAGCACGGCGTGGGCGCGGTGACGGTGTTCGGGCGAGGCAGCGACGAGGTCCGGGACCAGGACCACGTGCATGCCGGCGGCGTGCGCGGCGTGCAGTCCGTGCGG encodes the following:
- a CDS encoding AAA family ATPase, which codes for MLPSRAASKKSGGLARIEYLKVQNFRALRDVEFKELTPLTVLLGPNGSGKSTVFDVFAFLAECFELGLRKAWDKRGRAKELKTRGGVGPLSVEIKYREPGFPLITYHLAVDERAGVPVVVEEWLRWTRGSGGKPFRFLDYREGVGQAVSGELPDAQDRRVDIPLNSPDLLAVNALGQFAEHPRVAALREFITGWHVSYLAAESTRGQPQAGPEEHLSRSGDNLANVVQFLAERHEERLMQIFDALRRRVPRVERVLADPMPDGRLLLQIKDAPFDNPVLARFASDGTLKMLAYLVLLHDPTPPPFIGIEEPENLLHPRLLPELAEECRAAAERTQLIVTTHSPFFLNALRPEEVRVLWRDEAGYTQAMRASDLPGVSAFVEHGALLGHLWMEGHFGVGDPLVNQGAPARQVGRGSIAAAGER
- a CDS encoding DUF4276 family protein, with protein sequence MPGAEHLVFLVEEPSMESFLRGLLPRVIPRGVSFDAHPFGGKDDLMAKLEARLRGYASWLPANWRIFVIVDRDDDDCRLLKARMDRIAQGAGLRTGSRLRASDRVEWQLVSRIAIEELEAWYFGDWDAVRAAYPRVPKGIQRKHAYRDPDAISGGTWQAFERVMQRSGYFSAGLRKIELASEMGLRIDPSRNRSASFAALHSVLADAVA